From the Daucus carota subsp. sativus chromosome 8, DH1 v3.0, whole genome shotgun sequence genome, one window contains:
- the LOC108197321 gene encoding ferrochelatase-2, chloroplastic-like isoform X1, with amino-acid sequence MDLLLTRCTGSSQMASHCSIIQMDISGNSAANFSKTPIVPRCTFGWSGTQSSTFKPPLTKSSLPLRAVLTSETPNVSTSPLNDDGKIGVLLLNLGGPETLEDVQPFLFNLFADPDIIRLPRLFRFLQKPLAQFISVARAPKSMEGYASIGGGSPLRKITDEQAEALRKALCDKNIPANVYVGMRYWHPFTEEAIEQIKKDGITKLVVLPLYPQFSISTSGSSLRLLESIFREDEYLANMQHTVIPSWYQRDGYIKAMGDLIEKELEKFDQPKEVRIFFSAHGVPLAYVEEAGDPYKAEMEECIDLIMEELEKRKLTNPYTLAYQSRVGPVEWLKPYTDETIIELGQKGVKSLLAVPISFVSEHIETLEEIDVEYKELALNSGIEKWGRVPALGCQPTFITDLADAVIESLPYVGAMAVSNIEARQSLVPLGSIEELLAAYDSQRRELPTPVTFWEWGWTKSAETWNGRAAMLAVVVLLFLEVTTGEGFLHQWGVLPISR; translated from the exons ATGGATTT GTTGTTGACACGATGCACCGGTTCTTCTCAAATGGCATCTCATTGCTCTATTATCCAAATGGATATTTCTGGTAATAGTGCTGCTAACTTCTCAAAAACTCCCATTGTTCCCAGATGCACATTTGGTTGGTCCGGTACACAATCCTCAACTTTTAAGCCACCACTCACTAAATCTTCATTGCCGTTGCGGGCAGTACTAACTTCTGAAACTCCTAATGTATCAACTTCACCGCTAAATGATGATGGAAAAATAGGAGTCCTTTTGTTAAACCTTGGGGGTCCTGAGACTCTTGAAGATGTGCAACCATTTTTGTTCAACCTTTTTGCTGATCCG GATATCATTCGATTGCCAAGATTGTTTCGCTTTCTTCAAAAGCCCTTGGCACAATTCATATCTGTTGCCAGAGCCCCTAAGAGCATGGAAGGATATGCTTCAATTGGGGGTGGTTCTCCTCTTAGAAAGATAACAGATGAGCAG GCTGAAGCTTTGAGAAAAGCACTATGTGATAAAAATATACCAGCAAACGTGTATGTTGGAATGCGTTACTGGCATCCATTTACGGAGGAAGCTATTGAACAG ATAAAAAAGGATGGTATCACGAAGTTGGTTGTGCTTCCTCTTTATCCACAATTCTCAATATCTACTAGTGGTTCAAGTCTTCGGCTTTTGGAGAGTATATTCCG GGAGGACGAATATCTAGCTAACATGCAGCACACTGTCATACCTTCATGGTACCAGCGTGATGGATATATAAAAGCAATGGGAGATTTAATTGAAAAGGAATtggaaaaatttgatcagcCTAAAGAG GTGAGGATATTTTTTAGTGCTCATGGGGTGCCACTTGCCTATGTGGAAGAAGCTGGTGACCCATACAAGGCTGAGATGGAAGAATGCATAGACTTGATTATGGAAGAACTAGAAAAGAGAAAGCTGACCAATCCATATACTCTTGCTTATCAG AGCAGAGTTGGACCTGTGGAATGGCTGAAACCATATACGGATGAGACAATCATTGAGCTTGGTCAGAAAGGAGTTAAAAGTCTTCTGGCTGTTCCAATCAG CTTTGTCAGTGAACATATTGAAACTTTAGAGGAGATTGATGTTGAGTACAAGGAACTGGCTCTCAACTCTGGCATAGAGAAATGGGGTCGTGTACCTGCTCTAGGATGTCAGCCTACCTTCATTACAGACCTGGCAGATGCAGTGATCGAAAGTCTTCCGTATGTGGGGGCAATGGCAGTGTCAAACATTGAGGCTCGACAG TCTCTTGTTCCACTAGGCAGTATAGAAGAGCTACTAGCGGCATATGATTCACAACGAAGGGAGCTACCAACACCCGTGACGTTCTGGGAGTGGGGATGGACAAAAAGTGCAGAAACATGGAACGGAAGAGCAGCTATGCTAGCAGTGGTGGTTCTACTTTTCCTCGAAGTGACCACAGGAGAGGGTTTCCTGCATCAGTGGGGTGTATTGCCAATTTCGCGTTAA
- the LOC108197321 gene encoding ferrochelatase-2, chloroplastic-like isoform X2, translating into MDLLLTRCTGSSQMASHCSIIQMDISGNSAANFSKTPIVPRCTFGWSGTQSSTFKPPLTKSSLPLRAVLTSETPNVSTSPLNDDGKIGVLLLNLGGPETLEDVQPFLFNLFADPDIIRLPRLFRFLQKPLAQFISVARAPKSMEGYASIGGGSPLRKITDEQAEALRKALCDKNIPANVYVGMRYWHPFTEEAIEQIKKDGITKLVVLPLYPQFSISTSGSSLRLLESIFREDEYLANMQHTVIPSWYQRDGYIKAMGDLIEKELEKFDQPKEVRIFFSAHGVPLAYVEEAGDPYKAEMEECIDLIMEELEKRKLTNPYTLAYQSRVGPVEWLKPYTDETIIELGQKGVKSLLAVPISFVSEHIETLEEIDVEYKELALNSGIEKWGRVPALGCQPTFITDLADAVIESLPYVGAMAVSNIEARQAV; encoded by the exons ATGGATTT GTTGTTGACACGATGCACCGGTTCTTCTCAAATGGCATCTCATTGCTCTATTATCCAAATGGATATTTCTGGTAATAGTGCTGCTAACTTCTCAAAAACTCCCATTGTTCCCAGATGCACATTTGGTTGGTCCGGTACACAATCCTCAACTTTTAAGCCACCACTCACTAAATCTTCATTGCCGTTGCGGGCAGTACTAACTTCTGAAACTCCTAATGTATCAACTTCACCGCTAAATGATGATGGAAAAATAGGAGTCCTTTTGTTAAACCTTGGGGGTCCTGAGACTCTTGAAGATGTGCAACCATTTTTGTTCAACCTTTTTGCTGATCCG GATATCATTCGATTGCCAAGATTGTTTCGCTTTCTTCAAAAGCCCTTGGCACAATTCATATCTGTTGCCAGAGCCCCTAAGAGCATGGAAGGATATGCTTCAATTGGGGGTGGTTCTCCTCTTAGAAAGATAACAGATGAGCAG GCTGAAGCTTTGAGAAAAGCACTATGTGATAAAAATATACCAGCAAACGTGTATGTTGGAATGCGTTACTGGCATCCATTTACGGAGGAAGCTATTGAACAG ATAAAAAAGGATGGTATCACGAAGTTGGTTGTGCTTCCTCTTTATCCACAATTCTCAATATCTACTAGTGGTTCAAGTCTTCGGCTTTTGGAGAGTATATTCCG GGAGGACGAATATCTAGCTAACATGCAGCACACTGTCATACCTTCATGGTACCAGCGTGATGGATATATAAAAGCAATGGGAGATTTAATTGAAAAGGAATtggaaaaatttgatcagcCTAAAGAG GTGAGGATATTTTTTAGTGCTCATGGGGTGCCACTTGCCTATGTGGAAGAAGCTGGTGACCCATACAAGGCTGAGATGGAAGAATGCATAGACTTGATTATGGAAGAACTAGAAAAGAGAAAGCTGACCAATCCATATACTCTTGCTTATCAG AGCAGAGTTGGACCTGTGGAATGGCTGAAACCATATACGGATGAGACAATCATTGAGCTTGGTCAGAAAGGAGTTAAAAGTCTTCTGGCTGTTCCAATCAG CTTTGTCAGTGAACATATTGAAACTTTAGAGGAGATTGATGTTGAGTACAAGGAACTGGCTCTCAACTCTGGCATAGAGAAATGGGGTCGTGTACCTGCTCTAGGATGTCAGCCTACCTTCATTACAGACCTGGCAGATGCAGTGATCGAAAGTCTTCCGTATGTGGGGGCAATGGCAGTGTCAAACATTGAGGCTCGACAG GCAGTATAG